TGTGAAATGACTGTGGCTGCTCCTGTAGGCAAGTTAATTATGTAATGAGGTGGTGCTGGATTGACATTGATCAGTTGACTCAGATCAGCTATCATATGATCACTTGCTCCAGAATCCATGAACTAATATCCACACCCTTTCTCCAGCATACAACTTAACACCATGCCAGAAAATCCACACTCCAATTCTTCATCAGTTTCCGACCCTCTTCCAGATTCACTATATTTTCCAGGTAGCAATTTTAATAGCTGCTCTAATTGCTGTGAAGTGATGTGAACATCATCTCTCCCAAACGAGCTCTGAGCATTGTTACTCATCCGTGCAGAGTTGGTTCTATGAGCATTGGGTTTTGATGTCCCTTTAGCAGCTAATTTTTTGTGCTTGTGGTGCCACTTGGGGTAGCCCATAATAGTCCAACATCTTTCTCCAGAATGACCCTTTGCTCCACACACCGTGCACACTCCTTTATCAACAAATCTATCTCCAGATATACTGCTATACATAGCAGAAGCTTCAACAGCATAATTATCAGTGTTACGTGAAACATCCTTTTGGGCCTCCTCTTGTTGAATAGATAAACATGCCATTTCAACAGTTGGAAGGGGATTCATCATCAACAATTGACTACGTTGAGCCCCGTACTTATCGTCAAGGCCATTTAGAAATTGAAACAATTTTGCTTCCTCTTTCATGGTATTAATAGCAGCTAAAAAATTAGCAATCTCAGGGGTGATAGTAGTAAGTGTAGGCAAGCTATTCATGGATTCAATTTCTTCCCATAGGCTACTCAAGGCAGTATAATACTCAGAAATAGACAAGTTACTTTATTTCAAGGAAAACAAGTCCTAAGTTAACTTGTATTTTCTAGATCCGTTATAGAAAAATGCCTTTCTAACTGACACCAAATATCATGAGCAGAGTTGACAAATAACACAGATTGCTTAATAATTTCAGATAGATTGTTATGAAGCCAGGAAATTACCAGATTATTACATGTATCCCATTGTGTAGCTTCAGCTTCACTCGTTGTGCTTCGAGCAACTGTTCCATTGACAAAGCCAAGTTTACGCTTAGAAGAGAGCTGGATCTCGAATGATCTCTTCCAAGAACGATAATCACCAAATCCTTGGAGCTTCGGAATACTTACGGACAGAGGACCATCTGAGGGATGAAGGAACAAGGTTTTCTGCATATCAGCAAACGTATACCTGCCTCCAGTCGCCATTAAATATGAACTTGTATATTCCACAAATAACTCTCAAGAAAAAAATGATTTAACTAATGTTGTAtgtgaagctctgataccataatgACTTATAAGAAACAACACTCACACACACCAGATGAATGTAGAGAGAATGATAATGCAGTAATGCTTATCAGGAGAAAAATGGAAAATATCTCAATACAAAGTTGTTGGTAATGGGGCATACACATCCCATTTTAATAGCTAGCTACAAAGGGAATATGGTATCAGAACTTAGGATGGCGGGAGGACTAAGGTTCGATTCCCAGCTACCCCCAACATTCTCATAATTTAATGTGTTCCACCCTTTGACCCATAATATGGGCTTTCGAGTGACGGGGAGCGTTAAATATATCATCATATTGTGGCCTTCATCTAACACCTTAAgattttagatgagctggttactcaacactTACAAACTCATGTTGGAGTCTTTTGTATACATATTTACAATTCCTTATCTGCGAAAAGTAATGGAGAAAAAAAAAGGAGGATTTCAGATCGTTACTTATAATATTGTACAAAGAAAATGCCtagaaataaaattttcaagCTTCAAGGCGAGGGTTCATTAGCAAGGAGTACCTTTTTCTTGATATTTTCAGTTTGGCTCGTGATCTTCTTCATCTATTAATCATTAAATTACAAAAAAAAGAACAAAAGGATATAAGACAAGAATAACACTGCATGGTACACGCCAAAAACTTGACCATAAATCAGAGTGTATACATATGGACAATATGGAAAATGgttttactatatatatatatatatatatcttagcTTCAAAACTGACGAAAATGGTACACTTCCCTTCTCTCTTTTTTTAGATTCAAATCGGCATTTAGTGATTTAGTTACATCTTCTCGACAAGATCTAGCTACTAGCGTTGAATGGGCAGAAACTAACCACTTGCCTAAAATAGGGAGTGAAAAATTTATGCTTCTATATATTACAGATATATGCAGCTAGAAGTTGATGTAGCAGCTTATAACCCTATCTTTACTTCAGAGAACAAAAATGAGACAACTAGAATATCTGTTTATGATGCCCTCGTATTTAAAGGATTCGTATTACTGAACTTTAGATTTTAACATCACCCAAGTTGGCTATTGAAAAGAAGTAGAGATATGGCAGAGAAAAATCTTTGAAGCATTTAATATACGACTTTAAAACAAATCAGTGTCAGCTACTGAAGACACAGAGTTTAGGGAATTAAGGTACATTTCCATTTATTACCTGCAATTATAGGCTGCATAACTTGTTTGCGAGACTCATGAAGTTGGCATTAATGCTTAAGCTTTAAATGTTTAGGCATAAACAGATATCTAGAGTATGTGTGGACTCTTGCATTTGAGCAAAATCCCTAATTAGCTTATTAACATTATCTTTGTCGATACCTCTTTCATTCTTTCATTTCTAACTAATGTAGAACATCATTTAATTTTCAAATCCCCGACTGTTATCCCTTCCTATTGTTTGCCCCAATTCACGTCCCCCTCATCTAGCAACCACTTTCCCCGCCCTTGTCCATCCTGTCTTCGTGGTGGAGCTCTGAGCCACGGTCCCCATTCACGACGACTACTTTCCACCTCGCCACCAATTTTCTTTTTGCAGAAATTTTTCGTGTGTGTCAATAATccacaaacaaaacaaaaatcacCAAGTTTCTCGTACTTACAGTTCACAATGAATTCCGACTTGTTCTTCTTGcatattttctttttcctttttaatGGAAAGCAAACATCCACCATGATTCTAATCTTCATATATTCATGCCAAATACCGGTATTGTTGCTTAGATCATATGACACAAAAGATCCAAAAAAATTCCCTAATTGTTTACCAACCAATTCTGACATATAACCACTAGGTAAGTCGTAGATTTGAATCCAAAATTTGACAATATTATGAGAAACCTTTGTGAGATCACCTCCAACTGGGATTATGTTGGTAACTAGTAACGCATTGTCAAATGACCAAGGACCATTATTCATCATCCAATTCATATCATCTTTATAATAGAACTGAAATAAGAAAAGCCCTGGTGTTAAGACCTTGATGTTTATTCCCATTGCTGGCTTTTAGATGTCAGCCATTTTAGACTTTATTGCACGTAC
This sequence is a window from Apium graveolens cultivar Ventura chromosome 9, ASM990537v1, whole genome shotgun sequence. Protein-coding genes within it:
- the LOC141686138 gene encoding uncharacterized protein LOC141686138; the protein is MATGGRYTFADMQKTLFLHPSDGPLSVSIPKLQGFGDYRSWKRSFEIQLSSKRKLGFVNGTVARSTTSEAEATQWDTCNNLLESLWEEIESMNSLPTLTTITPEIANFLAAINTMKEEAKLFQFLNGLDDKYGAQRSQLLMMNPLPTVEMACLSIQQEEAQKDVSRNTDNYAVEASAMYSSISGDRFVDKGVCTVCGAKGHSGERCWTIMGYPKWHHKHKKLAAKGTSKPNAHRTNSARMSNNAQSSFGRDDVHITSQQLEQLLKLLPGKYSESGRGSETDEELECGFSGMVLSCMLEKGCGY